Within Campylobacteraceae bacterium, the genomic segment CAGCAGTATCTCTGTACATAGGTCCTGGAAATTGTGCCTGTATTACAAAACGTCTGTTTTGTTCTATTTCCATAATATAATTTAATCGACCATAATAGTCTTCATCAATAATACGCACTTCTTTTTGTGGAATTTGAGTGATGCTGCGTACAAACTCGTCATCATTACAACCCTCTTCCCAAATATAATCAGGATATCTAAAAATAGAACATATACTTTTTTTAATTTCTTCTGAGGGTTCTATACTGGTTACCCCATCAATCCAAGACGTTACTGTTCGTCTGTCTTTCTTTATAAGTGAAGAAAACTTTGATATACTCAAATTAGATCGTTTATAAATTTCTATGATTTTTTCTATTCCTGATTTTAATGACATGGGCTTCCTTACAAAAATTATTCAACAGTGTACTATTTTTTTACATAAAAACAAATATTGTACATAAATTCAAATTATGTAAATAAATTGTGAATGCTCCCTCAATAAATATACATATCTGACAAACAATATCCTGTATACTTTAATACAAGAATAAAAAGGAATCACATGAGCGCAGGAAAAAAATTTAGAAAAGCCTTAGAAGAAGAAAGTCCCTTACAAATTGTAGGAGCAGTTAATGCATACTCTGCATTACAAGCTACAAAAGTTGGATACAAAGCTTTATATCTTTCAGGAGCAGGTGTTGCAAACTCATCGTATGGTTTACCTGATTTAGGTATGACTATGTTAGAAGATGTTTGTATTGATATTAGAAGAATTACTTCTATTACAGATTTACCTTTATTAGTTGATGCAGATACGGGTTGGGGACATGCTTTTAATATAGTAAGAACCGTACAAGAAATGACAAAAGCAGGTGCTGCTGGTATTCATATTGAAGATCAAGTTGCTGCTAAAAGATGTGGTCACAGACCCAATAAAGAACTTGTAAGTACAGAAGAAATGTGTGATCGTATTAGAGCTGCGGTATCTGGTAAAACAGATCCTGATTTTGTAATCATGGCAAGAACAGATGCACATGCGAGCGAAGGTCAACAAGCAGCAATTGAGCGAGCTTTGGCTTATGTTGAAGCAGGTGCAGATATGATTTTTGCAGAAGCTATTCATACACTTAAAGAGTATAAACAATTTACAGATGTAATTAAAGTTCCAGTTCTTGCAAATATTACTGAATTTGGTTCTACTCCTATGTTCACAACAGAAGAATTAGGAAGTGTCGGTATTTCTATGGTTTTATATCCTTTATCAGCATTTCGTGCAATGAACAAAGCTGCTTTAAACGTATACCAAGACTTAAGAGAAAAAGGTACACAACAAGGTACTCTGGAAATTATGCAAACAAGAATGGAGCTTTACGATATGTTAGGTTACCATGAATACGAAGAAAAAATGGATTCATTATTTACTGCTGGTAAAGCTAAATAATTTAACAATACAAAAATAATACTAAGGAAGAATTATGAGCACTACAGCTACAGGATTTAAACCAAAAAAATCAGTTGCACTTTCTGGAATATCAGCTGGAAATACAGCACTTTGTTCCGTTGGTAAAACGGGAAATGACTTACATTACAGAGGATATGATATTTTAGAATTTGCTGACAAAGCAGAATTTGAAGAAATTGCCTATTTAATTGTTCATGAAAAATTGCCAAATCAAGCAGAGTTAGATGCCTACAAAAAAAAACTTAGAGCTTTTAGAGATATTCCAAAGGGTGTAAAAGTTGCTTTAGAGCAATTACCAAAAGATTGTCATCCAATGGATGTTATGAGAACAGGTTGTTCTGTTCTTGGGGCTCTTGATCAAGAAAATGAAGCACATGATAAAAGTGAAGCTCAAGATATTATTAACAGATTAATGGGATCATTTTCATCTATTTTATTATATTGGTACC encodes:
- the prpB gene encoding methylisocitrate lyase gives rise to the protein MSAGKKFRKALEEESPLQIVGAVNAYSALQATKVGYKALYLSGAGVANSSYGLPDLGMTMLEDVCIDIRRITSITDLPLLVDADTGWGHAFNIVRTVQEMTKAGAAGIHIEDQVAAKRCGHRPNKELVSTEEMCDRIRAAVSGKTDPDFVIMARTDAHASEGQQAAIERALAYVEAGADMIFAEAIHTLKEYKQFTDVIKVPVLANITEFGSTPMFTTEELGSVGISMVLYPLSAFRAMNKAALNVYQDLREKGTQQGTLEIMQTRMELYDMLGYHEYEEKMDSLFTAGKAK